A part of Macrobrachium nipponense isolate FS-2020 chromosome 26, ASM1510439v2, whole genome shotgun sequence genomic DNA contains:
- the LOC135200205 gene encoding rhodopsin-like: protein MFVMGMLSVCGNFVVIWVFMNTKSLRTPSNMFVVSLAFSDFIMMSFMFPPTLVNCYYQMWAFSGFFCEIYAAVGSVCGCASIWSMVFITLDRYNVIVKGIAAKPLTTNGALMRIVFAWTQTIIWCALPLFGINRYVPEGNMTACGTDYLSDDLWGHLYLYFYAFDCYVLPLFIIIYCYTFILKAVATHERQMREQAKKMGVKSLRNDPEAKKTSNECRLAKVALMTVSLWFMAWTPYFVINMVGMNHKPFITPLFTIWGSVFAKANAVYNPIVYAISHPKYRAAMEKKLPCLSCQTERDEDSVVSENASTTETNEKC from the coding sequence ATGTTTGTCATGGGGATGCTTTCTGTTTGCGGTAACTTTGTTGTCATCTGGGTCTTCATGAACACCAAATCTCTCAGGACTCCATCCAATATGTTTGTTGTCAGTCTGGCCTTCTCCGATTTCATCATGATGTCATTCATGTTCCCTCCAACTTTGGTGAACTGTTACTATCAGATGTGGGCCTTCAGTGGCTTCTTCTGCGAAATCTACGCTGCCGTTGGTTCAGTGTGTGGATGCGCTTCTATATGGTCCATGGTTTTCATTACCCTCGATCGTTACAACGTCATTGTGAAGGGTATTGCAGCAAAGCCTTTAACAACCAACGGTGCTTTGATGAGGATTGTGTTTGCTTGGACTCAAACTATCATTTGGTGTGCTCTTCCATTGTTTGGAATCAACAGATATGTCCCTGAAGGCAACATGACTGCCTGTGGTACCGACTACCTCAGTGATGATCTGTGGGGCCATCTTTACCTGTATTTCTATGCTTTTGATTGCTATGTCCTTCCactcttcatcatcatttattgcTACACATTCATCTTGAAGGCTGTTGCCACTCACGAGAGACAGATGCGTGAACAGGCCAAGAAGATGGGGGTCAAGTCTCTGAGAAATGACCCAGAGGCCAAAAAGACATCTAATGAATGCCGCCTTGCTAAGGTTGCTCTCATGACTGTTTCACTGTGGTTCATGGCATGGACTCCTTACTTCGTAATCAATATGGTAGGGATGAACCATAAGCCTTTCATCACCCCTCTCTTCACCATCTGGGGTTCCGTTTTCGCCAAGGCCAATGCTGTGTACAACCCCATTGTTTATGCCATCAGTCATCCCAAGTACCGAGCTGCTATGGAGAAGAAACTGCCATGCCTTTCTTGCCAAACTGAGAGGGATGAGGACTCAGTTGTGTCTGAGAATGCATCAACCACTGAGACCAATGAGAAGTGCTGA
- the LOC135200203 gene encoding rhodopsin-like — MGYWDESSNMGGSDILASTNPYGNYTVVDRVPQELLGYIHNHWYQYPPMNPLWYSLVGVFMFVTGTLAVCGNFVVIWVFMCTKSLRSPSNMFVVSLAFSDFIIMSFMVPPTIVNCYYQMWAFSGLFCEIYAAIGSICGCASIWAMVFITLDRYNVIVKGISAKPLTKTGALLRIFYVWGHTLIWCILPLFGFNRYVPEGNMTACGTDYLSDDLWGHLYLYFYAFDCYVLPLFIIIYCYTFILKAVATHEKQMREQAKKMGVKSLRNDPEAKKTSNECRLAKVALMTVSLWFMAWTPYFVINIVGMNYKPLITPLFTIWGSVFAKANAVYNPIVYAISHPKYRAAMEKKLPCLSCQTERDEDSSVSEAASTNEKC; from the coding sequence ATGGGCTACTGGGACGAATCATCCAACATGGGTGGCAGTGACATCCTGGCCTCTACGAACCCATACGGTAACTACACCGTTGTCGACAGGGTTCCACAAGAGCTCTTGGGTTACATTCACAACCACTGGTACCAGTACCCTCCCATGAACCCTCTGTGGTACAGCCTAGTTGGAGTATTCATGTTTGTTACGGGTACTCTTGCTGTCTGTGGTAACTTTGTCGTTATCTGGGTCTTCATGTGCACCAAATCTCTCAGGAGTCCATCAAATATGTTTGTTGTAAGTCTGGCATTTTCTGATTTTATCATAATGTCTTTCATGGTCCCTCCAACTATAGTAAACTGTTATTATCAGATGTGGGCCTTCAGTGGCCTCTTCTGTGAGATCTATGCTGCCATAGGCTCGATTTGTGGCTGTGCCTCCATTTGGGCCATGGTATTCATCACGCTTGATCGTTACAACGTTATTGTGAAGGGTATTTCTGCAAAACCGCTGACAAAAACAGGAGCTTTGCTGCGAATTTTCTATGTGTGGGGTCACACCTTGATTTGGTGCATCCTTCCATTGTTCGGATTCAACAGGTATGTCCCTGAAGGTAACATGACTGCCTGTGGTACCGACTACCTCAGTGATGATCTGTGGGGCCATCTTTACCTGTATTTCTATGCTTTTGATTGCTATGTCCTTCCactcttcatcatcatttattgcTACACATTCATCTTGAAGGCTGTTGCCACTCATGAGAAACAGATGCGTGAACAGGCCAAGAAGATGGGAGTCAAGTCTCTGAGAAATGACCCAGAAGCCAAAAAGACATCTAATGAATGCCGCCTTGCTAAAGTTGCTCTCATGACTGTTTCACTGTGGTTCATGGCATGGACTCCTTACTTCGTAATCAATATTGTAGGCATGAACTACAAGCCTTTGATTACACCTCTCTTCACCATTTGGGGCTCAGTTTTCGCTAAGGCCAATGCTGTGTACAACCCCATTGTTTATGCCATCAGCCATCCTAAGTACCGAGCAGCCATGGAGAAGAAACTGCCATGCCTTTCTTGCCAAACTGAGAGGGATGAGGACTCAAGTGTGTCTGAGGCTGCCTCAACCAACGAGAAATGCTAA